Within the Ensifer canadensis genome, the region GAGGTTGTCGATCGAGGTGCGGTCGATGATCGGCGATCCATCCATGCTCATGTCCATGACACCGCCCCAGGCGCGCAGCACCCGGACGCGCGACAGGCCGGGGATCATCGACACCCCCTCCTCCATCACATGTTCGGCCGTCGCTAGATTACCGCGCTGGGCATAGGAGGAGTAACCGTCGATCTCGGCGCCGAAGACCAGTCCGCCCTTGTCCGACTGCGAGATATAGAAGTGTCCGCCGCCATAGACGATCACGTGATCGATGCACGGCTTCAGCCCCTCGGTCACGAAGGCCTGCAGCACGTGGCTTTCGAGCGGCAGCTTCAGGTCGGCCATCTCGCCGACGCGCGAGGAGTTGCCGGCCGCTGCCAGCGCCAGCTTGCCGCAACCGATGAAGCCCTTTGACGTTTCCACCCCGGTGACGACGCCATTCTCGCGGCGAATGCCGGTCACCTCGCAATGCTCGATGATGTCGACGCCGTGCTGGTCCGCCCCGCGCGCATAACCCCAGGCGACGGCGTCATGGCGGGCGGTGCCCGCGCGCCGCTGCAGGAGGCCCCCGAGGATCGGGTAGCGCGCATGATCATAATTGAGGAAGGGGATCATCTTCTTCAGTTGTTCGCGCTCGATCAACTCGGCCGCAACCCCTTCCATCCACATCGCGTTGCCGCGCCTGACATAGGCGTCGCGCTGGGCGTCGCTGTGGTAAAGCATGATGACGCCGCGCTGGGAGAGCATGACGTTGTAGTTCAGGTCCTGCTCAAGCCCTTCCCAGAGCTTCATCGAGAATTCGTAGAAGGGTTCGTTGCCGGGCAGCATGTAATTGGAGCGCACGATCGTGGTGTTGCGGCCGACATTGCCCGATCCGAGATAGCCCTTTTCGAGCACCGCGACGTTCTTCACGCCGAATTCCTTGGCGAGATAGTAGGCGGTCGCAAGACCATGGCCGCCGCCACCGACAATGATTACGTCATAATGGGATTTCGGCTGAGGCTGTCGCCATTGCGGTTTCCAGTTCAGGTTTCCGGAAAGGGCGTTCCTGACGATCGAGTATGCGGAATAACGCATGAAGTCATCCAGTTCAGTTGCGTCGGCACATTTGCACAGCCGGCGCGAGGAGCAAAGATGCAAGCTTCTCGCAGCTGCAAAAATCAAGCCGGCCATTTGCCGCAAGGCACGAAAACTCGCGTAACCGGCGCCTGCGACACGACATTTCGTAGGAACCGTCTAAAACTATGGGCAACTTCTGTCGTTGAGTGTGGTATGGCCCGACAAAGGCCCGAAAGACGACAGGCAATGCTCGACATTCTGCAAAAATCCGCGATCGCCGCCGGGCGCGCCATCCTCGACATCTACAACGCCGGCCCGGCAGTGACCTACAAGCCCGACTGTTCGCCCGTGACGGACGCCGACGCGTGTGCGGAGCGCATCATCCTGGCCGATCTTGCCGCCGCCTTTCCTGACATTCCCGTCGTGGCTGAGGAATCGGTCGCGGCCGGCTCCATCCCCGACATCTCAGGCAAGTCATTCTTTCTCGTCGACCCGCTCGACGGCACCAAGGAATTCATCGGCCGCCACAACGACTTCACCGTCAACATCGCGTTGATCGAAAACGGCGCGCCAGTTGCCGGCGTCGTCTACGCTCCGGCACTCGGCATCCTCTACGCCGCCGCCGGCGGCAAGGCACTGAAAGCAGTGGTCTCCGAAGCCTTTCACGTCGGACCTGAAACCGTGATCGGCTGTCGCAGTCGCGGCGATCGGCTGGTGGCGCTTGCGAGCCGCTCGCACAACAGTGCCGAGACCGTTGCCTATCTCGCCGAACATGGGATCACCGACTACGAGGCCGTCGGCTCCTCGCTCAAGTTCTGCCTGCTGGCCGACGGCCTTGCCGACGTCTACCCGCGCTTCAGCCGTACGATGGAGTGGGACACGGCCGCCGGCGATGCCATCCTGCGCGCGGCCGGCGGCGAGACGCTGACGATGGAAGGCACGCCGCTCACCTATGGCAAACGCAATCAGACGAGCGACAGCGATTTTGCCAATCCCTGGTTCGTCTCCCGCGGCAAGACCTGAGGCCGGAATCGGCCAGAACGAGCGTCATTACGATATGGACGTGAGACCGGTAACGCCTCGCCGCCACGCGATGTCATTTCACCATCGCCACCGCCGCTCTCAGCCGGTGGCTTGATGCAGAACCCGGCGAGATTAAGAGACCGAGGCTACGGCTCTAGCCGCCTCACCGCCTGGTGGCCGTGGCGATCAGGTTGCCGATCGAACTCTCGTTGAATGGCTTGTCGATCCTTGGGATACCCCGCAGATGCGCCGGGAAGATCTCCGCGTCGCCGTAGCCGCTGGTAAAGCCGAAACACAAGCCGCGGGCGAGGATCGCATCCGCTACCGCAAAGCTGGTCTCATCCTCGAGATTGACGTCGAGGATGATGAAATCGAACGACTGGGCGGCAATCAGCTTCATCGCCTGATCGGCGTTGGCGGCGATCTGGACATCGCTGATACCCATCGATTTCAGGATTTCTTCGGCATCCATCGCGATGATGAAATTGTCTTCCAGAACGAGCACTGTTCTGATCGACGGTGGAATCTCGATCGTTGGCATTCGGTCCACCTTTCGCGAGAACCATGCGCCGGCCGCAGAAGCGGTCGCCGCATTCAACCTTGATCTATAGACCCCGCGAACCCACCCGGCATTTAAAAAAGACATGTCGGGCACCCCCAGCGATTTTGTCGCATCTCTACCCGCGCCAGCGAAGGAACAAGGCGCGCTGGGGGGCGTTCAATAGGAAGCGGCGCATCGCCGGCTGAAAGCTGCATTCGCGGCCGCGTCTCGATACTCAGGATGAATTTCCGAAACGGATTGGAGAAAGATCATGGCACAGGCAGCCTCCGTGCTGAAACCGAAGGTCAAGGACGAGGAATTCGACATCGGGCTGAAGAAGGCCTATCGCCAGCAGATGGCGGCCGCGCTCTCCGACATTCTCGCCGACACGTACAAGCTTGTCATCAAGAGCCACATCTATCACTGGAATGTCGTCGGTCCGCTGTTCAAGCCGCTGCATGAACTGACCGAGGAACACTACAACACACTGTTCAAGGCCACCGACATCATCGCCGAGCGCATCCGCGCGCTGGGGCACCTGGCGCCGGCAAAGCTTGGCGAGGCCAATCAGTTTGCGCCGACCAGCGCCTCGGTGAACCACACGACCGCCGCCGAGATGGTCGCCGACCTCATTGCCGACCACGAGGCTGCGGCCCGACGCATGCGCGACGCCGGCACCAAGGCCGACGACAACGGCGACCTGGTGACGACGGACATGCTGACCGACCGGCTCAATTTCCATGAGAAGGCGCTGTGGATGTTGAGAGCGATCGTCGCCGCCTGACGACCGATGAACGGTGTCACCGAGCCCCGCCGTCCGGCGGGGCTTCTTGCATATCAGTCCAGACCGAAGCGTCAGATCAGCGGCCGCTTGGCCTCGCTGAAACCTTCCCAGCCGGCGATCGTCAGCAGGCCGTCGATATCGCGAACGTTGCAGCCCTTGTCCGCCCAGCGGATCATGCCACGCTCGGCCAGCTTCTTCAGTGTCTTGTTGGTATGGACGATCGAGAGGCCGAGCGTATCGGCCACGTGCTGCTGCGTAATCGGGATCGCCACGCGGCTGCCGTTGAAGAGGTCCAACGCCTTGGCACGCTGATAGAGAAAGGCGATGAGATAGGCGGCACGTTCCAGCGCCGACCGGCGGCCGATGCTCAAGAGGTTCTCGTCGAGGATGCGCTCTTCGCGCGCGGCGATCCAGGTCAGGTCATAGGCGAGATCAGGATAGCTGCTATAGAGCCGATTGAGCTTGCCGCGTTCGAAGACGCAGAGCGTGACAGGCGAGAGGGCCTCGATCGAATGCTGCATCTCCCCCATGAGGCTGCCCTGTAGTCCAACGAGATCGCCGGGCATGATGTAGTTGAGGATCTGCCGGCGCCCGTCGTCGAGCATCTTGTAGCGAAATCCCCAACCGCTCAGCACGGTAAAGAGATAGGCGCTGTGTGCGCCTTCCACCAGGATCGTCGCCCCGCCGTCGACTGCGAGTTCCCCTGTCTTGAACTGTGAGACGAAGGCCAGCTCGTCCGCGGTGAATGCCCGGAAATGATCGAGCTTGCGCAAGGGACAGCTTTCGCATGGGATGCGTTTGTCGTTGCGGGTTGCCGTTCCTGCCATCAATCCATCCGATACCTGTTGCGGCAGGCCACTCTGGCTACCGATGGTTCTTATCGGAACTAGTGTGCCCGGTCGGGGTGACAAGGTTTGGCGTGCTGAAAACGGATAGATTTCAGGCGCTTCAACGCTAGGCGCAACGGACCACAGTGATGGACAGGCGCCTCCTTGCGCCCTATCTCTTGCGTTCGATCCTGACCGCTGGAGCTTCCGCCATGTCTCACCCCGCCTTTGCCCCCGATCACCTTGCCGTCGTCACCGGCGCCGCTTCCGGCATCGGCCTTGCCAGCGCCCGCCGTTTCGCGCGGCTCGGCATGCGTGTCGTACTCGCCGATCTCGACGGCGAGCGCCTGACGCGAGCTGCAGCCGAGGTCGCAGAGTTGTCGTCGCAGGGCACGGACTATGTTGCAGCCATCCCGGCGGACGTTTCTCGCCTTGAAGAGATCGAAGCGCTGGAGCGCGACGCCCGCGCGCGCTTCGGGCCAGTCCATGTGCTGATGAACAATGCCGGCATTCAGCCCGGCAGCGCGATATTCGGCCCCCAGGCAAACTGGGAGGCGGTACTCGCCGTCAATCTCTGGGGCGTCATCAACGGTTCACGCGTCTTCGCCTCGCACATGACCGCCCATGGCCAGCCGGGCGTCATCATCAACACCGGCTCGAAGCAGGGCATCACCACGCCTCCCGGCGACCCCGCCTACAATGTTTCAAAAGCCGGCGTGAAGGCGTTCACCGAGGCGCTGGAACATGAATTGCGCAACATCGCCGGCGGCCAGGTCCACGCCCATCTGCTCATCCCCGGCTTCGTCTACACGTCGCTGACCGCAAGTGGCCGCACGGAAAAACCGGAAGGCGCCTGGACGCCGGATCAGACAGTAGACTTCATGATGGAAAGCCTTGAGCGCGGCGACTTCTACATCCTCTGCCCGGACAACGACGTGATCCGGTCGACTGACGAGAAACGTATTCTGTGGGCAGCCGGCGACATCGTCGAGAACCGGCCGCCGCTGTCGCGCTGGCACCCGGATTATGCCGACGCCTTCAAGGCCTTCCTCGCCAAGGAGCGGAGCTGACTTTTCCGCCCACGTGAACACAGCGTTCTCCGCCGCGGTTCTGGCGCCAGCGATCCGCATGTGGTTTGTGAGCGCATCATATCGGGAGACGAAAAATGACGAGCGGCATCCACCACATCACGCTGATTGCTCGCAAGGTGCAAGCGAACGTCGATTTCTACGTCGGCTTCCTCGGCCTGCGCCTGGTAAAGCGAACCGGCGGCTACGAGGATGCCACCCAGCTCCATCTCTTCTACGGCGACGCTGAGGGCTCCCCCGGCTCGCTTGTGACCTTCCTGATGTGGGAGGACGGCGCACCCGGCCGCGTTGGCCACGGCCAGCCAAGCGAGATCGCCTTTGCCATCGCGCCGGAAAGCATCGGCTTCTGGCTGACGCGGGCGCTCCAGTACAACATCAAGATTTCCGGTCCTGCCCAGGAATTCGGCGAACCGGTGCTGCGGCTCAAGGATCCCGACGGCGTCATCGTCAAGCTCGTGGGAACCAATGCGCTTTCGGCAGCGGCACCATGGAGCACGCGCGACATTCCCCAGGCAGACGCGATCCGGCGCCTGCGCGGAGCGACGATCCTGACGGAGCAGCCGGCCGACTCCGCCCGTTTTCTCGCGGAGCACTTCGGCTATAGCGAAACCGGCGCCACCGACACGATCCGCCGCTTCACCTCGCAATCGGGCGACATCATCGACGTGCGCGACGCCACCGGTTTC harbors:
- a CDS encoding sarcosine oxidase subunit beta family protein, whose product is MRYSAYSIVRNALSGNLNWKPQWRQPQPKSHYDVIIVGGGGHGLATAYYLAKEFGVKNVAVLEKGYLGSGNVGRNTTIVRSNYMLPGNEPFYEFSMKLWEGLEQDLNYNVMLSQRGVIMLYHSDAQRDAYVRRGNAMWMEGVAAELIEREQLKKMIPFLNYDHARYPILGGLLQRRAGTARHDAVAWGYARGADQHGVDIIEHCEVTGIRRENGVVTGVETSKGFIGCGKLALAAAGNSSRVGEMADLKLPLESHVLQAFVTEGLKPCIDHVIVYGGGHFYISQSDKGGLVFGAEIDGYSSYAQRGNLATAEHVMEEGVSMIPGLSRVRVLRAWGGVMDMSMDGSPIIDRTSIDNLYLNCGWCYGGFKATPASGYCFAHLIARNDTHPVARALRLDRFARGYAVDEAGAGPQPNLH
- the cysQ gene encoding 3'(2'),5'-bisphosphate nucleotidase CysQ encodes the protein MLDILQKSAIAAGRAILDIYNAGPAVTYKPDCSPVTDADACAERIILADLAAAFPDIPVVAEESVAAGSIPDISGKSFFLVDPLDGTKEFIGRHNDFTVNIALIENGAPVAGVVYAPALGILYAAAGGKALKAVVSEAFHVGPETVIGCRSRGDRLVALASRSHNSAETVAYLAEHGITDYEAVGSSLKFCLLADGLADVYPRFSRTMEWDTAAGDAILRAAGGETLTMEGTPLTYGKRNQTSDSDFANPWFVSRGKT
- a CDS encoding response regulator, which encodes MPTIEIPPSIRTVLVLEDNFIIAMDAEEILKSMGISDVQIAANADQAMKLIAAQSFDFIILDVNLEDETSFAVADAILARGLCFGFTSGYGDAEIFPAHLRGIPRIDKPFNESSIGNLIATATRR
- a CDS encoding Dps family protein — translated: MAQAASVLKPKVKDEEFDIGLKKAYRQQMAAALSDILADTYKLVIKSHIYHWNVVGPLFKPLHELTEEHYNTLFKATDIIAERIRALGHLAPAKLGEANQFAPTSASVNHTTAAEMVADLIADHEAAARRMRDAGTKADDNGDLVTTDMLTDRLNFHEKALWMLRAIVAA
- a CDS encoding Crp/Fnr family transcriptional regulator → MAGTATRNDKRIPCESCPLRKLDHFRAFTADELAFVSQFKTGELAVDGGATILVEGAHSAYLFTVLSGWGFRYKMLDDGRRQILNYIMPGDLVGLQGSLMGEMQHSIEALSPVTLCVFERGKLNRLYSSYPDLAYDLTWIAAREERILDENLLSIGRRSALERAAYLIAFLYQRAKALDLFNGSRVAIPITQQHVADTLGLSIVHTNKTLKKLAERGMIRWADKGCNVRDIDGLLTIAGWEGFSEAKRPLI
- a CDS encoding SDR family NAD(P)-dependent oxidoreductase, which translates into the protein MSHPAFAPDHLAVVTGAASGIGLASARRFARLGMRVVLADLDGERLTRAAAEVAELSSQGTDYVAAIPADVSRLEEIEALERDARARFGPVHVLMNNAGIQPGSAIFGPQANWEAVLAVNLWGVINGSRVFASHMTAHGQPGVIINTGSKQGITTPPGDPAYNVSKAGVKAFTEALEHELRNIAGGQVHAHLLIPGFVYTSLTASGRTEKPEGAWTPDQTVDFMMESLERGDFYILCPDNDVIRSTDEKRILWAAGDIVENRPPLSRWHPDYADAFKAFLAKERS